Sequence from the Catenuloplanes indicus genome:
TCTCCGGTGACGCGTGGCGGCTGTCGCTCGCCGCGTACCGGTCCGGCTCGGCCGCGGTCGTGGCCGCGAAGGACGTGCCCGAGGCGGCCGCCGGCTACGTCGACCGCGCCAGCGGGTACGCGTCCTACTACGAGAAGCTTCCCCAGTTCGGCCGCGCCGGCGCACCGCTCGCCGAGGACGCCTCGGCCACGCCCGAGGCGAAGCCGCTCCCGGAGGAGTACGTCAGGCTGGTCGCCGCCGCGGGCACGCGCTGCCCGGAGATCTCGGCCGCGACCGTGGCCGCCCAGCTGATGGCCGGCTCCGGGTTCGACCCGAACCACCTCGGCGCCGCCGGCCGGGAGGGCATCGCCCAGTTCCGCAGCGACGTCTGGGAGCGGTACGGCCCGCGCGGCTCCGTGTGGGACCCGGCCATCGCCATCCCCGCGGTCGGCACCGCGCTGTGCATCCTGACGGCCGAGCTGAGCGGCGTCGAGGGCGACCCGTACATGCTGGCGCTCGCCGCGTTCAACTCCGGACCGGACACGGTCCGCCGCGCCGGTGGCATCCCGGACGCGGTGACCCGCGCGCACCTGCAGAAGGTCACCGACTACACGTCCTTCTACGGACTCGACACCCGGATCGGCGGCAAGCCCGCAGCCGCCGGCCCGTCCGCGTCGGCGTCCGCGCCCGCCTCGCCCGGCCCGTCCGGCTCGGCGAGCCCGGGCGCGTCCGGTTCCGCGTCCCCGTCCGCCGGGTCCGCCGCGTCGGCGGCCGCCGCTCCGGGCGCACCCGACGCGGCACCGGCCAAGCCGGTCAGCTTCAGCTACCCGAGCTTCGGTGGCACCAGCGGGCTGCGGCTCAACGGCGCCGCGAAGGTCACCGGCGGCAAGCTGGCCCTGACCAGAGCCACCAGTCAGGTCGGCAGCGCGTACTCGACCACCGCGATCGACCCGGCCAAGTCGTTCAGCACCTCGTTCACCGCGGTGATCAGCCAGCCCACCGACGGCATGGCGTTCCTGCTGCAGAGCGCCGGCGCGGGCGCCATCGCGGCCGGCACCGGCGAGTCGATGGGGTACAGCGGGATCAGCCCGAGCGTCGCGGTCGAGTTCGACACCTGGGACAACAGCGGCAGCGGGCACGGCGACCCGGCCGGGCAGCAGCACATCGGCATCATGTCCAACGGCAACGTCAAGACCCACCTGGCCTGGGCCGACCCGCGCTTCGACATGCGCTTCGGCCAGGCGTTCCACGTGTGGATCGACTACGACGCCGGCGCGAAGCGGCTCTCCGTCTTCGCCAGCCAGAGCACCGGCAAGCCGGGCTCGCCGATGGTCAGCCACACCATCGACCTGGGCAAGAAGTTCGGCGGCGCCACGGTCTACGCCGGGTTCGCCGGCGCGACCGGCAACACCAACCTGACCGACTCCAGCGAGTCGGTCACGAAGTGGACGTTCACCGGAAAGTAGGGCTGTGACCGGCCCGTCGGCGTGCCATCATCGTCGGCGTGCCGGTCACTCGCCGTACCGTCGTCAGATCCGCTCTTCTGGCGGGCGCGGCCGCCGGCTTCGGTGGCTGCGCCCGGCCGGACGCGTCCGCGGCCCCGGGCAGGTGGGTGCACCCGTCCGGCTCCCCCGCCGCGCCTCTCTCCGCCGCCCCCGCCTCGCCCAGCCCCGCGGCCTCCGATCCCGCGTTCGATGCCGAGCTCGAAGCGATTCTGACCACGCACCTGTCGCCGACCCGCGACAACCCCGGCCATCCCGGGTACGCCGGGGCGGTCGCGCTGGCCTGGCGGGACGGGCTGCCGCTGGCGAGCGCCACGGTCGGTGACGCGCTCCGGTACCGCGCCGGGCCGGTCGAGCTGCCGGCCGCCGACCGCGTCCCGATGCGCCCCGACTCGGTCTTCGACCTCGCGTCGATCACCAAGGTCTTCACCGCGGTGCTCACGCTGCGCCTGGCCGACGCCGGCACGCTGGACCTGGACGCACCGCTGACCCGGTTCCTGCCCGAGTTCCCCGCGCCCGGCGTGACCGCCGCGATGCTGCTCACCCACACCGGCGGCATGCCGGTCTCGCCGTCGAGCCCGCGCGGCTTCCTGACCACCCCGCCGGTGGCCGCGCCCGGCACCGTGTTCCGCTACTCCGGCGTGGGCCCGATGGTGCTCGGCCGGCTGATCGAGAAGCAGACCGGGATGCGGCTGGACCGGGCACTGCGCGAACACGTCACCGGCCCGCTCGGCCTCACCGCCACCGGCTACCTGCCCCTGGACTGGGTCACCGACGTGGACCGGATCGCGGCCACCGACGCCCGCTCGTCCCGCGGCCTGCTCCGCGGCGAGGTCCACGACGACATCAGCGCCACCCTCGGCGGCGTAGCCGGGCACGCCGGCATCTTCGCCACCGCCGCCGACGTCGCCGTACTGGGCCAGGTGCTGCTGGACGGCGGCACGTACCGCGGCACCCGGCTGCTCTCCACGTCGATCGTGGCACGCATGCTGACCAACGCGAACGCGGGCGTGCCGCTCGCCCCCGGCGAACGCCCCGGCCGCACCGCGGACTACGGCCTCGGCGTGGTGATGAACCAGCCATGGTTCATGGGCTCGCTGTCGTCACCCGGCGCTTTCGGCCACACCGGCTTCACCGGCACGTCCCTGCTCGTCGACCCGGTCCGGCGCACGGTGGTCGTGCTGCTCACCAACCGCGCCCATCCGAACTGGAACTGGGCCGAGCCCGACCCGTACCGCGTCGCCGTCCACGACGCGGTCGCCGGTTTCATTTCCTGACGCCCGGGTACGAATATCCAGGTAGACAGATGAACGTGACGATGCCGGAGAGGTGAATCATTCGATGGCAGGCAACGAGCACGAGGTCAACCGCAGCACCAAGAGCGGCCGTTTCGTCAAGCAGAGCACGGCCGACCGTTCCCCCGACACCACGGTGACCGAACACGTCGGCGGCGACTCCGACGGCGGCGACCGCGAGGTCAACCGCAGCGCCGCCACCGGCCGCTTCGTCCGCGAGACAACCGCCGAACTGCACCCGGCCACCACCGAGACCCAGCGAGTCTAGCTCCGCTCGGGAGCAGGGCGCGGGCCGAATCTCGGCCCGCGCCCTTTCGCATTCGCATACTTCCCTCGGGTAAGTATGCGATCAGCCATATCGCCGACTCACTTCACCAATGCAGGTGTGTCCTGCACTCCCGTCCCGGGACCAGCGGTTGGAGCTTGCCATTCTCGAGCGCGCCGAGTCGGCGCTGCAACGCAGCGCCGACATCGACTCCGGTGGGGTCGCGAGTCCCTGACCGGCAGGCTGTGGTGCTGGTGATCCGCGTGCTTTGCACGCCACCACGGGCGGGCCGATGCCCGGGATGACCTTCCATCCGGGTGGAATCGAAGATCCAGGTGTCGTCGTGACCGCTTCGCGCGGATCGAAGCAGCCGGCAGCGGCGTGCAGATCTCGCACCGCACCACCGAGCCGGCGACCGCCGCACCCCACGCCCGAAATATCGCGATATCGGGGACGAGGCGTCCGGCGACTCTCCGCCGGCCCGGCGCGAAGGCGGCGCCGCCAGCGCCGAGTGATCAATCAGTGGTACGAAAAGGAGATCAAATATCGAAGTTGATCGCCATTTTGTACCACTGATTGATCACTCAGCCGGGCAGGCGGGATTCCCGCGGACACGGACACCCGAAGGCAGAGCCAGATATGGCGACATTTCGCACGCGGCTTCGCACGCGCTCCGAAGCAGCCACTGCGTGCGCCGCGCTACGCCGTCTGACGCTGCGCTTCGCGCGTTCGTGTGGTGCCCGGCACGCCCGCGCCAGGCCGGGTGTCGTGCCTTCCGGCCGGGTCGCGCCTCCAAGCCGGGTCGGGTATCCGGGCCGGGTCAGGTCCCCGTGGGGGGGCGCGAATCCCTGGCCGGCGCAGATGCCGTCCCATGCGGTTCGGCGGGCAGGGAACAGATGCGGTGGGGCGCTTCGCAGAACCCCGGCCAGAGTCCGTAATCAACTTAAGCTGGGTGTCATTGGACCGGTGCCCGCGGGAGCATGCGGAAATGAAACCGCCGGAAGCGGGTATATCAATGGCCACAAAAGCGAATCCCCTGAGCGATTCACTCAGGGGATTTTCGATGGTGCGCCGCGTAGGACTTGAACCTACAACCCGCGGATTAAGAGTCCGCTGCTCTGCCAGTTGAGCTAGCGGCGCTCGTCGGCAACGGAGAGAACACTAGCACGGGCT
This genomic interval carries:
- a CDS encoding lectin-like domain-containing protein, which produces MSLRTLTDVGRGATGIVLTGLAIVTLVAATISWGVAIAADDDLTGRTVDDRQLAAVLSAAHSCPMLSSHRLAGQLMAESGLNAAATGTESGGSGLAGLTDEDWKKWAPWPGAARTDTYASVLAMAHKMCSLSGELRQAGLSGDAWRLSLAAYRSGSAAVVAAKDVPEAAAGYVDRASGYASYYEKLPQFGRAGAPLAEDASATPEAKPLPEEYVRLVAAAGTRCPEISAATVAAQLMAGSGFDPNHLGAAGREGIAQFRSDVWERYGPRGSVWDPAIAIPAVGTALCILTAELSGVEGDPYMLALAAFNSGPDTVRRAGGIPDAVTRAHLQKVTDYTSFYGLDTRIGGKPAAAGPSASASAPASPGPSGSASPGASGSASPSAGSAASAAAAPGAPDAAPAKPVSFSYPSFGGTSGLRLNGAAKVTGGKLALTRATSQVGSAYSTTAIDPAKSFSTSFTAVISQPTDGMAFLLQSAGAGAIAAGTGESMGYSGISPSVAVEFDTWDNSGSGHGDPAGQQHIGIMSNGNVKTHLAWADPRFDMRFGQAFHVWIDYDAGAKRLSVFASQSTGKPGSPMVSHTIDLGKKFGGATVYAGFAGATGNTNLTDSSESVTKWTFTGK
- a CDS encoding serine hydrolase domain-containing protein, giving the protein MPVTRRTVVRSALLAGAAAGFGGCARPDASAAPGRWVHPSGSPAAPLSAAPASPSPAASDPAFDAELEAILTTHLSPTRDNPGHPGYAGAVALAWRDGLPLASATVGDALRYRAGPVELPAADRVPMRPDSVFDLASITKVFTAVLTLRLADAGTLDLDAPLTRFLPEFPAPGVTAAMLLTHTGGMPVSPSSPRGFLTTPPVAAPGTVFRYSGVGPMVLGRLIEKQTGMRLDRALREHVTGPLGLTATGYLPLDWVTDVDRIAATDARSSRGLLRGEVHDDISATLGGVAGHAGIFATAADVAVLGQVLLDGGTYRGTRLLSTSIVARMLTNANAGVPLAPGERPGRTADYGLGVVMNQPWFMGSLSSPGAFGHTGFTGTSLLVDPVRRTVVVLLTNRAHPNWNWAEPDPYRVAVHDAVAGFIS